A region of Candidatus Campbellbacteria bacterium DNA encodes the following proteins:
- the rplK gene encoding 50S ribosomal protein L11: MKKVIRQVKIQLEGGKATAGPPAATVLGPLGINIGEFITKFNEATKESMGEVIPVVLSIYDDRSFTFITKISPVSRLLLKEIGKDKGSGKNLVTKAGRITKEQVKKIAEKKMEDLNTKDIEAASKIVEGTARSMGIEVSN, encoded by the coding sequence ATGAAAAAAGTTATAAGACAAGTAAAAATTCAACTTGAAGGGGGAAAAGCAACCGCAGGACCCCCAGCAGCAACCGTTCTGGGACCCCTTGGAATAAACATAGGGGAATTCATAACGAAATTTAATGAAGCAACCAAAGAATCAATGGGCGAGGTTATCCCTGTTGTATTAAGCATTTATGACGACAGAAGCTTTACCTTCATAACAAAAATATCTCCCGTCTCCCGATTGCTATTAAAAGAAATAGGAAAAGACAAAGGCTCAGGAAAAAACCTTGTCACAAAGGCAGGAAGGATAACAAAAGAACAAGTGAAAAAGATAGCAGAGAAAAAAATGGAAGACCTAAACACAAAAGACATTGAAGCCGCATCAAAAATAGTAGAAGGAACAGCAAGATCAATGGGCATTGAAGTCAGCAATTAA